The Lactuca sativa cultivar Salinas chromosome 2, Lsat_Salinas_v11, whole genome shotgun sequence genome includes a window with the following:
- the LOC111887815 gene encoding patatin-like protein 6, with amino-acid sequence MAALSMLDSNSQMDKLTSEIFSILENKFLFGYDHPSPTTTPPMEEMKSSGTGKVRVLSIDGGGSTDGVLAATSILHLESSLRRKSGIPDARISDFFDVVAGSGVGGVLAALLFTRGKDGAPLFTADDALKFVVDNGHKLSRFSKQGIFRRLFNTPAKGGKVFRRTFGDLSLKDTVKAVLIPCYDLTTGAPFVFSRADAVEMDGFDFKMSDVCAATTAVSGPVATVSVDRRTKISAVTGDIAMNNPTAMAITHILNNKQEFPFCNGVDDLLVVSLGNGDPFCGVAGNQTPSRSAFVKIVGETVSDTVDQAVSMAFGQSRTCNYARIQANKGFIHSDNKIKEKDMLKVVEQMLIQKNVESVLFQGRKCNDTNMDKLKFFAAEIVKETERRRTDILPTVVLRQTTTSSSPRTSSATTLSITSSN; translated from the exons GGACAAACTCACCTCTGAAATTTTCTCCATTCTCGAAAACAAATTCTTGTTTGGTTATGATCACCCTTCTCCCACTACTACTCCTCCGATGGAAGAAATGAAGTCCTCCGGCACCGGAAAAGTCAGGGTTCTTTCCATTGACGGTGGTGGCTCCACTGATGGGGTGTTAGCCGCCACCTCAATCCTTCATCTTGAATCATCTCTCCGTCGTAAATCAGGAATCCCCGATGCTCGCATTTCCGACTTCTTTGATGTTGTTGCCGGCTCCGGTGTCGGTGGCGTTCTTGCAGCGTTACTCTTCACACGAGGGAAAGACGGTGCACCGTTGTTCACCGCCGACGATGCGCTTAAGTTTGTGGTTGACAATGGACACAAGCTTTCACGGTTTTCCAAACAAGGGATTTTCCGGCGGCTTTTTAATACACCGGCGAAGGGTGGGAAGGTTTTTCGCCGGACGTTTGGTGATTTATCGTTGAAGGATACTGTAAAGGCGGTTTTGATTCCTTGTTATGATCTTACCACCGGTGCTCCGTTTGTGTTTTCTCGTGCTGATGCTGTCGAGATGGACGGTTTTGATTTCAAGATGAGCGACGTTTGTGCTGCCACCACGGCTGTAAGTGGGCCAGTCGCGACGGTGTCGGTGGACCGGAGAACCAAGATCTCCGCCGTCACCGGTGATATTGCGATGAACAATCCGACGGCAATGGCAATCACTCATATTCTCAACAATAAGCAAGAGTTCCCGTTTTGTAACGGTGTTGATGACTTGCTTGTGGTGTCGCTAGGCAACGGAGACCCCTTCTGTGGTGTCGCCGGGAATCAAACGCCGTCGCGCTCGGCGTTCGTTAAGATCGTCGGTGAAACTGTTTCTGATACG GTTGATCAAGCAGTATCAATGGCATTTGGGCAATCTCGAACGTGTAACTATGCACGTATTCAAGCGAACAAGGGTTTTATACATTctgataacaaaataaaagaaaaagatatGTTAAAAGTGGTAGAACAAATGTTGATACAAAAAAATGTGGAATCGGTGTTGTTTCAAGGGAGGAAATGTAACGACACTAATATGGATAAGTTAAAGTTTTTCGCAGCTGAAATTGTTAAGGAAACTGAAAGAAGAAGAACAGATATATTGCCCACTGTTGTGTTGAGGCAAACAACTACATCATCATCACCACGAACATCTTCTGCGACAACTTTATCTATCACGTCTTCGAATTAG